In Takifugu flavidus isolate HTHZ2018 chromosome 5, ASM371156v2, whole genome shotgun sequence, the following proteins share a genomic window:
- the LOC130526433 gene encoding lysosomal membrane ascorbate-dependent ferrireductase CYB561A3 isoform X2 encodes MRPNVSFYVFYLLLLGLGVACMTCVCYWITQWRGGFAWDGTHQQFNWHPALMVTGLVVFYGYGAVLYRVPLTWGQNKLPWKLLHATLMLLALLLSIVGLCAVFGFHYAENIPNVYSLHSWIGIAATALFALQWVVGAVAFLLPCSPTSLRKLLKPAHVWLGGSILSLSIMACISGINEKLFFALKGGANSSAAYSSLPPEAVFANSLGVLIVAFGLVVLLILSIRRWQRPESMPAEVVYSPLHQDDN; translated from the exons ATGAGGCCCAACGTGAGCTTCTACGTGTtctatctgctgctgctgggtctggGCGTGGCCTGCATGACCTGTGTCTGCTACTGGATCACCCAGTGGCGAGGCGGTTTCGCGTGGGATGGAACGCACCAGCAGTTCAACTGGCACCCTGCCCTGATGGTGACGGGCCTGGTCGTGTTCTACGGTTATG GAGCCGTGTTGTACCGCGTCCCGCTGACCTGGGGTCAGAATAAACTGCCCTGGAAGCTGCTGCATGCCACGCTGAtgctcctcgctctcctcctgtccATCGTGGGGCTTTGCGCCGTCTTTGGCTTCCACTATGCCGAAAACATCCCAAATGTGTACTCGCTGCACAGCTGGATTGGGATTGCAGCCACCGCCCTCTTCGCTCTCCAG TGGGTCGTTGGGGCGGTTGCCTTCCTGCTGCCTTGCTCGCCAACATCACTGCGTAAATTGCTCAAACCTGCTCATGTGTGGTTGGGAGGCAGCATCCTCTCGCTCAGCATCATGGCCTGCATCTCTGGAATCAATGAGAAGCTCTTCTTTGCTCT AAAAGGAGGCGCTAACAGCTCTGCGGCGTACAGCAGCCTCCCACCTGAGGCCGTCTTTGCTAACTCACTGGGAGTTTTGATCGTAGCCTTCGGTCTGGTTGTCCTGCTGATCCTGTCCATCCGCAGGTGGCAGCGGCCGGAGTCAATGCCGGCGGAGGTGGTGTACTCG CCACTGCATCAAGACGACAattaa
- the hdr gene encoding hematopoietic death receptor isoform X1, whose translation MVRLVSGAVLSLLIWLLMPTEAPPQSNLSLIGGRTRREVNCRDQQEYRSGGICCLTCPAGTYVTSPCRTSGQQGVCQECDDGTYMEHTNGLSQCFRCTQCRPDQEVLKQCAHTHNTECRCRPGRFCDPDQACELCKRCSRCGQDEETVRNCTPTANTECKKVRSSSAPPTVGVSVIVLLSLAAVAVIIFVVIFVCIWKRRKRAASQNLSEEQKTGHRPNCPSINARQLVRTNSFKHTTEERKVLCESLNSSASNSQYSLTGLTSCSSPASPPVANPAAPPQPLWREDEQFPRLVAVNGEESLRNCFEYFEELNMDYHKKFFRHLGISDNTIKAKEGLPYEDRIHALLNVWIEKAGSEASLNDLLQVLLNLGQCRTAEVIKEKAVHHRHYRCEG comes from the exons ATGGTCAGACTGGTGTCTGGAGCG GTTTTATCTCTCCTGATCTGGCTGTTGATGCCGACGGAGGCGCCCCCACAGTCCAACCTCAGCTTGATTGGCGGCAGAACGCGGCGAGAGGTAAACTGCAGGGATCAGCAGGAATACAGGAGCGGAGGGATCTGCTGCCTGACCTGTCCGGCAG GCACATACGTGACCTCGCCGTGTAGGACGTCTGGACAGCAAGGAGTGTGTCAGGAGTGTGATGATGGGACGTATATGGAGCACACCAACGGACTGAGTCAGTGTTTCCGCTGCACGCAGTGTCGCCCAG ATCAGGAAGTTTTGAAGCAAtgcgcacacacccacaacacagAGTGTCGCTGCAGGCCGGGCCGCTTTTGTGATCCGGATCAGGCGTGCGAACTGTGCAAGAGGTGTTCCAG GTGTGGCCAGGATGAGGAGACGGTGAGGAACTGCACCCCCACAGCAAACACAGAGTGCAAGAAGGTCCGGTCCAGTTCTGCCCCTCCCACAG TTGGCGTCTCCGTGATCGTGCTGCTGTCGTTGGCCGCTGTCGCTGTCATCATCTTCGTCGTCATCTTCGTATGTATCTGGAAACGCCGGAAAAGAGCCG CTTCTCAAAATCTGTCCGAGGAGCAGAAAACTGGACACAGGCCCAACTGCCCCAGCATCAACGCTCGGCAGCTGGTGAGGACCAACTCCTTCAAGCACACGACGGAGGAGCGTAAAGTCTTGTGTGAATCCCTCAACAGCTCTGCCAGTAACTCCCAGTACAGCCTAACCGGCCTGACCTCTTGCTCCTCCCCCGCATCTCCTCCTGTTGCCAACCCTGCGGCCCCCCCACAGCCTCTCTGGAGG GAAGATGAGCAGTTTCCTCGTCTCGTCGCCGTCAACG GCGAAGAGTCACTGCGCAACTGCTTTGAGTATTTTGAGGAACTCAACATGGACTATCACAAGAAGTTCTTTCGCCACCTTGGCATCAGCGACAACACGATCAAGGCTAAGGAGGGGCTCCCCTACGAAGATCGCATCCACGCACTGCTCAACGTCTGGATAGAGAAAGCGGGCAGCGAAGCGAGCCTCAACgacctcctgcaggttctgctcaACTTGGGACAGTGTCGCACGGCCGAGGTCATCAAAGAAAAGGCCGTTCACCACAGACATTACCGGTGCGAAGGTTAA
- the hdr gene encoding hematopoietic death receptor isoform X2, producing the protein MVRLVSGAVLSLLIWLLMPTEAPPQSNLSLIGGRTRREVNCRDQQEYRSGGICCLTCPAGTYVTSPCRTSGQQGVCQECDDGTYMEHTNGLSQCFRCTQCRPDQEVLKQCAHTHNTECRCRPGRFCDPDQACELCKRCSRCGQDEETVRNCTPTANTECKKVRSSSAPPTVGVSVIVLLSLAAVAVIIFVVIFVCIWKRRKRAASQNLSEEQKTGHRPNCPSINARQLEDEQFPRLVAVNGEESLRNCFEYFEELNMDYHKKFFRHLGISDNTIKAKEGLPYEDRIHALLNVWIEKAGSEASLNDLLQVLLNLGQCRTAEVIKEKAVHHRHYRCEG; encoded by the exons ATGGTCAGACTGGTGTCTGGAGCG GTTTTATCTCTCCTGATCTGGCTGTTGATGCCGACGGAGGCGCCCCCACAGTCCAACCTCAGCTTGATTGGCGGCAGAACGCGGCGAGAGGTAAACTGCAGGGATCAGCAGGAATACAGGAGCGGAGGGATCTGCTGCCTGACCTGTCCGGCAG GCACATACGTGACCTCGCCGTGTAGGACGTCTGGACAGCAAGGAGTGTGTCAGGAGTGTGATGATGGGACGTATATGGAGCACACCAACGGACTGAGTCAGTGTTTCCGCTGCACGCAGTGTCGCCCAG ATCAGGAAGTTTTGAAGCAAtgcgcacacacccacaacacagAGTGTCGCTGCAGGCCGGGCCGCTTTTGTGATCCGGATCAGGCGTGCGAACTGTGCAAGAGGTGTTCCAG GTGTGGCCAGGATGAGGAGACGGTGAGGAACTGCACCCCCACAGCAAACACAGAGTGCAAGAAGGTCCGGTCCAGTTCTGCCCCTCCCACAG TTGGCGTCTCCGTGATCGTGCTGCTGTCGTTGGCCGCTGTCGCTGTCATCATCTTCGTCGTCATCTTCGTATGTATCTGGAAACGCCGGAAAAGAGCCG CTTCTCAAAATCTGTCCGAGGAGCAGAAAACTGGACACAGGCCCAACTGCCCCAGCATCAACGCTCGGCAGCTG GAAGATGAGCAGTTTCCTCGTCTCGTCGCCGTCAACG GCGAAGAGTCACTGCGCAACTGCTTTGAGTATTTTGAGGAACTCAACATGGACTATCACAAGAAGTTCTTTCGCCACCTTGGCATCAGCGACAACACGATCAAGGCTAAGGAGGGGCTCCCCTACGAAGATCGCATCCACGCACTGCTCAACGTCTGGATAGAGAAAGCGGGCAGCGAAGCGAGCCTCAACgacctcctgcaggttctgctcaACTTGGGACAGTGTCGCACGGCCGAGGTCATCAAAGAAAAGGCCGTTCACCACAGACATTACCGGTGCGAAGGTTAA
- the LOC130526433 gene encoding lysosomal membrane ascorbate-dependent ferrireductase CYB561A3 isoform X1 produces the protein MQQVGSSTTDNFLLHHLNSSECGSETSAEPRKSKARAQKESADLSRMRPNVSFYVFYLLLLGLGVACMTCVCYWITQWRGGFAWDGTHQQFNWHPALMVTGLVVFYGYGAVLYRVPLTWGQNKLPWKLLHATLMLLALLLSIVGLCAVFGFHYAENIPNVYSLHSWIGIAATALFALQWVVGAVAFLLPCSPTSLRKLLKPAHVWLGGSILSLSIMACISGINEKLFFALKGGANSSAAYSSLPPEAVFANSLGVLIVAFGLVVLLILSIRRWQRPESMPAEVVYSPLHQDDN, from the exons atgcagcaggtgGGCTCCTCCACCACTGAcaacttcctcctccaccacctgaaCTCCTCTGAATGTGGAAGTGAGACTTCAGCAGAGCCGCGGAAGAGCAAAGCCAGAGCACAAAAGGAG TCTGCAGACCTGTCCAGGATGAGGCCCAACGTGAGCTTCTACGTGTtctatctgctgctgctgggtctggGCGTGGCCTGCATGACCTGTGTCTGCTACTGGATCACCCAGTGGCGAGGCGGTTTCGCGTGGGATGGAACGCACCAGCAGTTCAACTGGCACCCTGCCCTGATGGTGACGGGCCTGGTCGTGTTCTACGGTTATG GAGCCGTGTTGTACCGCGTCCCGCTGACCTGGGGTCAGAATAAACTGCCCTGGAAGCTGCTGCATGCCACGCTGAtgctcctcgctctcctcctgtccATCGTGGGGCTTTGCGCCGTCTTTGGCTTCCACTATGCCGAAAACATCCCAAATGTGTACTCGCTGCACAGCTGGATTGGGATTGCAGCCACCGCCCTCTTCGCTCTCCAG TGGGTCGTTGGGGCGGTTGCCTTCCTGCTGCCTTGCTCGCCAACATCACTGCGTAAATTGCTCAAACCTGCTCATGTGTGGTTGGGAGGCAGCATCCTCTCGCTCAGCATCATGGCCTGCATCTCTGGAATCAATGAGAAGCTCTTCTTTGCTCT AAAAGGAGGCGCTAACAGCTCTGCGGCGTACAGCAGCCTCCCACCTGAGGCCGTCTTTGCTAACTCACTGGGAGTTTTGATCGTAGCCTTCGGTCTGGTTGTCCTGCTGATCCTGTCCATCCGCAGGTGGCAGCGGCCGGAGTCAATGCCGGCGGAGGTGGTGTACTCG CCACTGCATCAAGACGACAattaa